In the genome of Muntiacus reevesi chromosome 5, mMunRee1.1, whole genome shotgun sequence, one region contains:
- the SERTAD4 gene encoding SERTA domain-containing protein 4 isoform X1, with translation MTLVLSMNRFCEPIVSEGAAEIAGYQTLWEADSYGGLSPPGPAQAPLQGDRAAGPPLAGSHYRGISNPITTSKITYFKRKYVEEEDFHPPLSSCSHKPLDVALTLLIRGPQHALAGAGLFHTISIFEERAHILYMSLEKLKFIDDPEVYLRRSVLINNLMKRIHGEIIMQNNWCFPACSFNGASAQEWFMAQDCPYRKRPRMAKEECEKFHACCLYQECGGHYLNLPLSVNANVGSASTSASSSSPSSSSSSSPPLPLPSCSHQVDFDIGSAPVYKGDGQIPASEIFVTNVRSLGVQEKAKLNDEKVNDDTNRDGGPLSHGPVGNDLAFEGKGQFYDYFETGYDEKSSVSESWKKSLRKKEPSPSNKLCCSKGSKI, from the exons ATGACTCTGGTTCTGTCCATGAATAGATTCTGCGAGCCCATTGTCTCGGAAGGAGCTGCTGAAATTGCTGGGTACCAGACACTATGGGAGGCTGACAGCTACGGAGGCCTGAGCCCCCCGGGGCCAGCCCAGGCTCCCCTGCAGGGAGACCGGGCAGCCGGTCCCCCACTGGCAG GATCACATTACAGGGGAATTTCAAATCCTATAACAACATCCAAGATCACATACTTTAAGAGGAAGTATGTGGAAGAAGAGGATTTTCACCCACCACTCAGCAGCTGTAGCCATAAA CCTTTAGATGTTGCTCTGACCCTGCTCATCAGAGGACCTCagcatgcattggcaggtgctgGGCTTTTCCAT ACCATCTCAATCTTTGAGGAGCGAGCCCACATCCTTTATATGTCCTTAGAAAAGCTAAAGTTTATCGATGATCCTGAAGTGTACCTCCGAAGATCTGTCCTTATAAACAATCTGATGAAAAGGATCCATGGAGAAATTATCATGCAGAATAACTGGTGCTTCCCTGCCTGCTCTTTCAATGGCGCCTCTGCCCAGGAGTGGTTTATGGCTCAAGACTGTCCTTACCGGAAACGACCTCGGATGGccaaagaggagtgtgaaaagtTTCACGCCTGCTGCTTGTACCAGGAGTGTGGTGGTCACTACCTAAATTTACCCCTCTCGGTCAACGCTAATGTCGGAAGTGCCTCCacctctgcctcctcttcctccccctcctcgtcttcctcttcctctccccctctGCCTTTACCGAGCTGTTCTCACCAGGTGGATTTTGATATAGGCAGCGCGCCTGTTTACAAGGGTGATGGCCAGATCCCTGCCAGTGAAATCTTTGTTACTAACGTCCGGTCACTTGGTGTTCAGGAAAAGGCCAAATTAAATGATGAGAAAGTAAATGATGACACCAACAGGGATGGTGGCCCCCTGAGCCATGGACCTGTGGGCAATGACCTTGCTTTTGAGGGCAAAGGccaattttatgattattttgagACTGGATATGATGAAAAAAGCAGTGTAAGTGAGTCTTGGAAAAAGTCCTTGAGGAAAAAGGAGCCTTCACCGAGTAACAAGCTGTGCTGCAGCAAAGGAAGTAAAATATGA
- the SERTAD4 gene encoding SERTA domain-containing protein 4 isoform X2, producing MTLVLSMNRFCEPIVSEGAAEIAGYQTLWEADSYGGLSPPGPAQAPLQGDRAAGPPLAGSHYRGISNPITTSKITYFKRKYVEEEDFHPPLSSCSHKTISIFEERAHILYMSLEKLKFIDDPEVYLRRSVLINNLMKRIHGEIIMQNNWCFPACSFNGASAQEWFMAQDCPYRKRPRMAKEECEKFHACCLYQECGGHYLNLPLSVNANVGSASTSASSSSPSSSSSSSPPLPLPSCSHQVDFDIGSAPVYKGDGQIPASEIFVTNVRSLGVQEKAKLNDEKVNDDTNRDGGPLSHGPVGNDLAFEGKGQFYDYFETGYDEKSSVSESWKKSLRKKEPSPSNKLCCSKGSKI from the exons ATGACTCTGGTTCTGTCCATGAATAGATTCTGCGAGCCCATTGTCTCGGAAGGAGCTGCTGAAATTGCTGGGTACCAGACACTATGGGAGGCTGACAGCTACGGAGGCCTGAGCCCCCCGGGGCCAGCCCAGGCTCCCCTGCAGGGAGACCGGGCAGCCGGTCCCCCACTGGCAG GATCACATTACAGGGGAATTTCAAATCCTATAACAACATCCAAGATCACATACTTTAAGAGGAAGTATGTGGAAGAAGAGGATTTTCACCCACCACTCAGCAGCTGTAGCCATAAA ACCATCTCAATCTTTGAGGAGCGAGCCCACATCCTTTATATGTCCTTAGAAAAGCTAAAGTTTATCGATGATCCTGAAGTGTACCTCCGAAGATCTGTCCTTATAAACAATCTGATGAAAAGGATCCATGGAGAAATTATCATGCAGAATAACTGGTGCTTCCCTGCCTGCTCTTTCAATGGCGCCTCTGCCCAGGAGTGGTTTATGGCTCAAGACTGTCCTTACCGGAAACGACCTCGGATGGccaaagaggagtgtgaaaagtTTCACGCCTGCTGCTTGTACCAGGAGTGTGGTGGTCACTACCTAAATTTACCCCTCTCGGTCAACGCTAATGTCGGAAGTGCCTCCacctctgcctcctcttcctccccctcctcgtcttcctcttcctctccccctctGCCTTTACCGAGCTGTTCTCACCAGGTGGATTTTGATATAGGCAGCGCGCCTGTTTACAAGGGTGATGGCCAGATCCCTGCCAGTGAAATCTTTGTTACTAACGTCCGGTCACTTGGTGTTCAGGAAAAGGCCAAATTAAATGATGAGAAAGTAAATGATGACACCAACAGGGATGGTGGCCCCCTGAGCCATGGACCTGTGGGCAATGACCTTGCTTTTGAGGGCAAAGGccaattttatgattattttgagACTGGATATGATGAAAAAAGCAGTGTAAGTGAGTCTTGGAAAAAGTCCTTGAGGAAAAAGGAGCCTTCACCGAGTAACAAGCTGTGCTGCAGCAAAGGAAGTAAAATATGA